Proteins co-encoded in one Maylandia zebra isolate NMK-2024a linkage group LG16, Mzebra_GT3a, whole genome shotgun sequence genomic window:
- the LOC101484739 gene encoding exosomal polycystin-1-interacting protein has protein sequence MEMSPVSFFALLPWSLCLLFFLTAARPQTTSSAPTHAASPRANTTLLYESGAATSRSLRNCSCSAPVTDCDEVLANSLCRCHSVPRSALPHAGLREAGQLAVWVKELWVLEELLNGSSVGHLRLSFCGIKPVDSRYLALRGLQTLGIHSAVPQTPYPDQEMTLSPPAGVTAELDALSFGSSSFLHMTFVDVAVLNGLSALKAYSVAGPPAPTLSQHFPLLPVSPPPSDDPAEMAADRLQDLLVTFVY, from the coding sequence ATGGAGATGTCTCCAGTCTCATTCTTTGCCCTGTTGCCATGGTCACTGTGCTTGCTGTTCTTCCTGACTGCCGCCCGCCCCCAGACGACGAGCTCCGCCCCCACACATGCAGCTTCCCCGAGGGCCAATACGACGCTACTCTACGAGAGCGGCGCTGCGACTAGCCGCAGCCTGCGTAACTGCAGTTGCTCCGCCCCCGTCACGGACTGCGACGAAGTGCTGGCGAACTCTCTGTGCCGCTGCCACAGCGTGCCACGCTCCGCCCTGCCCCACGCTGGGCTGCGGGAGGCGGGGCAGCTGGCGGTGTGGGTGAAGGAGCTCTGGGTCCTGGAGGAGCTGCTGAACGGCAGCTCGGTGGGCCACCTGCGCCTGTCGTTCTGCGGGATCAAACCTGTGGACAGCCGGTACCTGGCTCTGCGGGGTCTGCAGACCCTCGGGATCCACAGCGCCGTGCCGCAGACTCCATACCCTGACCAGGAAATGACCCTCTCCCCCCCAGCGGGGGTCACAGCGGAGCTGGACGCCCTTTCCTTtggctcctcctccttcctgcaCATGACCTTCGTGGACGTGGCCGTGCTGAACGGGCTGTCCGCCCTGAAGGCGTACAGCGTGGCAGGACCGCCTGCCCCCACCCTCTCCCAGCACTTCCCCCTGCTGCCCGTTTCCCCGCCCCCCTCTGATGACCCGGCTGAGATGGCTGCAGACCGCCTGCAGGACCTGCTGGTGACCTTCGTGTACTGA